From the genome of Pseudoliparis swirei isolate HS2019 ecotype Mariana Trench chromosome 10, NWPU_hadal_v1, whole genome shotgun sequence, one region includes:
- the LOC130200346 gene encoding uncharacterized protein LOC130200346 isoform X2, with protein MAKVERRLARERQEATEDHEAIPSTSSGTSPTKKLRSRSGLPIAGSGPVLPALGIICQKKEKFVNRAGKRQRDTLSKAETLTAGQLQKAAELKEDQSILLHIQDKDCVALEVQDHKGCYNQYTRFLMRPENPEKEQNEPTFDVSDKIFCERIIRQRLLVNQEVLRMGQLRKAFIELTGYVEEEAGS; from the exons ATGGCAAAGGTGGAAAGACGTCTCGCACGTGAGAGACAAGAAGCGACGGAAGACCACGAGGCCATTCCATCGACTTCTAGCGGCACGAGTCCAACAAAGAAACTGCGATCCAGGTCAGGGCTGCCAATCGCAGGCTCTGGCCCCGTTCTTCCTGCCCTGGGCATaatttgccaaaaaaaggagaagttcGTCAACCGAGCAGGCAAACGACAAAGGGATACTCTGTCAAAGGCTGAAACATTAacagcag gcCAATTGCAGAAAGCTGCCGAGTTGAAGGAGGACCAAAGTATTCTTTTGCATATACAAGACAAAGACTGTGTGGCTCTGGAGGTGCAGGACCACAAAGGCTGTTATAATCAGTACACCAGGTTTTTGATGAGGcctgaaaacccagagaaagaaca GAATGAGCCCACGTTTGATGTCAGCGATAAGATATTCTGTGAAAGGATCATTCGCCAAAGGCTGCTTGTCAACCAAGAGGTGCTGAGAATGGGCCAGCTGAGGAAGGCCTTCATTGAACTG ACAGGATATGTTGAAGAAGAGGCTGGCTCGTGA
- the LOC130200346 gene encoding uncharacterized protein LOC130200346 isoform X1: MAKVERRLARERQEATEDHEAIPSTSSGTSPTKKLRSRSGLPIAGSGPVLPALGIICQKKEKFVNRAGKRQRDTLSKAETLTAGQLQKAAELKEDQSILLHIQDKDCVALEVQDHKGCYNQYTRFLMRPENPEKEQNEPTFDVSDKIFCERIIRQRLLVNQEVLRMGQLRKAFIELVKANEGLDASNYRELQCIFLSRLIICHVQVQLYTTCV, encoded by the exons ATGGCAAAGGTGGAAAGACGTCTCGCACGTGAGAGACAAGAAGCGACGGAAGACCACGAGGCCATTCCATCGACTTCTAGCGGCACGAGTCCAACAAAGAAACTGCGATCCAGGTCAGGGCTGCCAATCGCAGGCTCTGGCCCCGTTCTTCCTGCCCTGGGCATaatttgccaaaaaaaggagaagttcGTCAACCGAGCAGGCAAACGACAAAGGGATACTCTGTCAAAGGCTGAAACATTAacagcag gcCAATTGCAGAAAGCTGCCGAGTTGAAGGAGGACCAAAGTATTCTTTTGCATATACAAGACAAAGACTGTGTGGCTCTGGAGGTGCAGGACCACAAAGGCTGTTATAATCAGTACACCAGGTTTTTGATGAGGcctgaaaacccagagaaagaaca GAATGAGCCCACGTTTGATGTCAGCGATAAGATATTCTGTGAAAGGATCATTCGCCAAAGGCTGCTTGTCAACCAAGAGGTGCTGAGAATGGGCCAGCTGAGGAAGGCCTTCATTGAACTGGTGAAAGCAAATGAAGGTCTTGATGCTTCAAACTACAGGGAACTGCAATGCATTTTTCTCTCACGTCTCATTATTTGTCATGTGCAAGTCCAGCTttacacaacatgtgtgtga
- the LOC130200346 gene encoding uncharacterized protein LOC130200346 isoform X3 → MAKVERRLARERQEATEDHEAIPSTSSGTSPTKKLRSRSGLPIAGSGPVLPALGIICQKKEKFVNRAGKRQRDTLSKAETLTAGQLQKAAELKEDQSILLHIQDKDCVALEVQDHKGCYNQYTRFLMRPENPEKEQNEPTFDVSDKIFCERIIRQRLLVNQEVLRMGQLRKAFIELVKANEDRIC, encoded by the exons ATGGCAAAGGTGGAAAGACGTCTCGCACGTGAGAGACAAGAAGCGACGGAAGACCACGAGGCCATTCCATCGACTTCTAGCGGCACGAGTCCAACAAAGAAACTGCGATCCAGGTCAGGGCTGCCAATCGCAGGCTCTGGCCCCGTTCTTCCTGCCCTGGGCATaatttgccaaaaaaaggagaagttcGTCAACCGAGCAGGCAAACGACAAAGGGATACTCTGTCAAAGGCTGAAACATTAacagcag gcCAATTGCAGAAAGCTGCCGAGTTGAAGGAGGACCAAAGTATTCTTTTGCATATACAAGACAAAGACTGTGTGGCTCTGGAGGTGCAGGACCACAAAGGCTGTTATAATCAGTACACCAGGTTTTTGATGAGGcctgaaaacccagagaaagaaca GAATGAGCCCACGTTTGATGTCAGCGATAAGATATTCTGTGAAAGGATCATTCGCCAAAGGCTGCTTGTCAACCAAGAGGTGCTGAGAATGGGCCAGCTGAGGAAGGCCTTCATTGAACTGGTGAAAGCAAATGAAG ACAGGATATGTTGA